The following proteins come from a genomic window of Gimesia chilikensis:
- a CDS encoding transglutaminase-like domain-containing protein: MQTRLRSWLKSRNVTLSLGLWLVGSLTGCAEQPVPAVEAATQQAGQNASVEEADVWQVIYVNDLRIGYARSQTHQSGEGENRVVLQQSDSYLKLKRFGQALNLETHLKTKETTAGELLAYTFEMQNPPAASTVSEGEVRDGTLHIKTSVANQAKQSQLKWKPTFHSPSYIDQFFQKQPLQPGEEQTFSMLLPEYNKVTDVQLKALDYEKTELYGGEEAECLHVEMKQSLLPGMTIDLYVTREGKIPKTVADFLGSAMITYTVSKEVALEELSGKELDLAVQTLIKVKPIPGAHDTERVVYEITLTDGDPTSVLPESETQKVEKLDEHRARLTVQKAAAPQEFPAADVDAEYLQPSQFLQSDDSRVVEHAKQAVQSETNPWKQAVQMEKYVHEHLRKKNFSTALASAGEVAKNMEGDCTEHAVLLAAMLRAMKLPARVAVGLVYIPSRASFGGHMWTEVYLDGRWIPLDATLGKGGIGAGHIKLADSSLSENAPAPLAIFLPILQAVGKLSIDVKETTPGTAR, translated from the coding sequence ATGCAAACCCGATTACGATCCTGGCTGAAAAGTCGAAATGTGACTCTGTCTCTGGGACTGTGGCTCGTAGGGAGCCTGACAGGTTGTGCAGAACAGCCGGTGCCTGCGGTGGAGGCTGCCACACAACAGGCAGGACAGAACGCATCTGTGGAGGAAGCAGACGTCTGGCAGGTGATTTACGTGAATGACCTGCGGATTGGTTATGCCCGTTCACAGACGCACCAGTCAGGTGAAGGAGAGAACCGGGTCGTTCTGCAGCAGAGTGATTCCTATCTGAAGCTGAAGCGGTTTGGGCAGGCTCTGAATCTGGAGACGCATCTGAAAACGAAAGAGACGACCGCTGGTGAGTTGCTGGCGTATACGTTTGAAATGCAGAATCCCCCTGCTGCTTCCACGGTTTCTGAAGGCGAAGTACGCGACGGGACCCTGCACATTAAAACCAGCGTGGCGAATCAGGCAAAACAGTCGCAGTTGAAATGGAAGCCGACATTTCATTCTCCCAGTTATATAGACCAGTTTTTCCAGAAACAGCCGCTCCAGCCGGGCGAGGAGCAGACATTCTCAATGCTGCTGCCCGAATACAACAAAGTAACCGACGTGCAGCTCAAGGCCCTCGATTACGAGAAAACGGAGCTGTATGGCGGGGAAGAAGCCGAATGTCTGCACGTGGAGATGAAACAGTCCCTGTTGCCCGGAATGACGATTGATTTATACGTCACGCGGGAAGGGAAGATTCCGAAAACGGTGGCCGATTTTCTGGGATCGGCGATGATTACTTATACGGTAAGTAAAGAGGTCGCCTTGGAAGAGTTGTCCGGTAAGGAACTGGACCTGGCGGTGCAGACGTTGATTAAGGTCAAGCCGATCCCCGGGGCACATGATACAGAGCGTGTGGTCTACGAGATTACGCTGACCGATGGTGATCCGACGTCGGTCTTGCCGGAGAGCGAGACGCAGAAAGTGGAGAAACTGGATGAACATCGGGCCCGGCTCACCGTGCAGAAGGCGGCAGCGCCCCAGGAGTTTCCCGCAGCGGATGTAGATGCTGAGTATCTGCAACCCTCCCAGTTTCTCCAGTCTGACGATTCACGTGTGGTCGAGCATGCGAAGCAGGCGGTGCAATCTGAAACCAATCCGTGGAAGCAGGCTGTGCAGATGGAAAAATATGTGCACGAGCATCTGCGGAAGAAGAATTTTTCGACGGCACTGGCGTCTGCGGGCGAAGTGGCGAAGAATATGGAAGGGGATTGCACAGAGCACGCGGTCCTGCTGGCGGCGATGCTGCGGGCCATGAAGCTGCCTGCGCGCGTGGCGGTGGGGCTGGTCTACATTCCAAGCCGGGCAAGCTTTGGCGGGCACATGTGGACCGAGGTCTATCTGGATGGCCGTTGGATTCCCCTGGATGCGACTCTGGGAAAAGGGGGGATCGGCGCGGGGCACATTAAACTCGCGGACTCGAGTCTGTCTGAGAATGCCCCGGCACCACTGGCGATCTTCTTACCTATCTTACAGGCGGTGGGAAAACTTTCGATCGATGTGAAAGAGACGACGCCGGGAACGGCGCGTTGA
- a CDS encoding BON domain-containing protein, with amino-acid sequence MKRYRKWVLTLGIMAVTPGITMAGPLDFFTKKSEQSSSTAVSGKISNNQKVANDIADALRQARLTGYNMEIEFNKGVAVLSGKIPTAAQKAQATRLISRVEGVTRVDNRLVVSEAAGNPTASTAPGTPQKSLNPFRRADDIVQTSASADPFLKGSLQQAQFEQSVENRRSNVQTVSHQAPAPRSAGVSNQQMAEQLAKALGPALASAHEVEIRFKNGTAILQGSIGSPREKQMATQIAQRVPGVKAVDNRLQVQASAPQTSMIQPTNYMNYQAPNPGPGGPPMMSPQPGMGPVANNVYNSPHLPETAWPTYANYPNYAQVAYPSQYSASAFPYIGPFYPYPQVPLGWRQAQLEWDDGSWKLNFRPRTDRWWWFMNPKNW; translated from the coding sequence ATGAAACGGTATCGTAAGTGGGTCTTGACGCTGGGGATCATGGCGGTGACTCCCGGTATCACAATGGCCGGACCCTTGGATTTCTTCACAAAGAAATCTGAACAGTCTAGTTCGACCGCTGTATCGGGCAAGATTTCCAACAATCAGAAAGTCGCCAATGACATTGCCGACGCTCTGAGACAAGCCCGGTTAACCGGTTACAACATGGAAATCGAATTCAACAAAGGTGTTGCAGTACTTTCCGGTAAAATTCCGACTGCCGCACAAAAAGCACAGGCCACCCGGCTGATCTCACGGGTCGAAGGTGTGACTCGTGTCGACAACCGACTGGTTGTCAGTGAAGCTGCCGGTAACCCGACTGCTTCAACCGCTCCTGGGACTCCTCAAAAGAGCCTCAATCCTTTCCGTAGAGCGGACGACATTGTCCAGACCTCTGCTTCAGCAGATCCCTTCCTGAAAGGGTCTCTGCAACAGGCTCAGTTCGAACAATCCGTGGAAAACCGACGTTCCAATGTGCAAACCGTTTCTCATCAGGCTCCTGCTCCTCGCAGTGCCGGCGTGAGCAACCAGCAGATGGCAGAACAACTGGCCAAAGCACTGGGACCAGCCCTGGCATCCGCTCACGAAGTGGAAATCCGCTTCAAAAACGGAACAGCTATCCTGCAGGGATCAATTGGATCTCCTCGGGAAAAACAGATGGCAACCCAGATTGCCCAACGTGTTCCGGGTGTGAAAGCGGTTGATAACCGTCTGCAGGTTCAGGCTTCTGCTCCCCAGACGTCCATGATTCAGCCGACCAACTACATGAACTATCAGGCTCCGAATCCTGGTCCTGGTGGCCCTCCAATGATGAGCCCCCAGCCTGGCATGGGTCCTGTTGCCAACAATGTTTACAACAGCCCGCACTTGCCTGAAACTGCCTGGCCAACTTATGCAAACTACCCGAACTACGCTCAGGTAGCTTACCCCAGCCAGTACTCAGCCAGTGCCTTCCCTTACATCGGGCCTTTCTACCCCTATCCTCAGGTTCCACTGGGATGGCGTCAGGCTCAGCTCGAATGGGATGATGGCTCCTGGAAACTGAACTTCCGCCCTCGCACCGACCGCTGGTGGTGGTTCATGAATCCAAAGAACTGGTAA
- the rnc gene encoding ribonuclease III gives MLYDLSPAEIDVLLEECQHNLGYSFTNYELLKCCLTHTSAAKTRMDSNERLEFLGDAILGALVCEKLFHQFPNSPEGELTRIKSAVVSRNTCTRLAREKGLDRFIFVGKGLAMTETLPESLLAGMFEAIIAGIYLDGGMDPVHEFLDPLIERENMKASRSVHGFNYKSLLQQYSQKKFSQTPVYELVDEKGPDHSKFFKVTAIIGENQYEPAWGSTKKEAEQRAALNALRQNEDENGSDWELPSMPDDI, from the coding sequence ATGCTGTACGATCTCAGTCCCGCAGAGATCGATGTACTCCTTGAGGAGTGTCAACACAATCTGGGTTACTCATTCACCAACTATGAACTGCTGAAATGCTGCCTGACCCACACCTCCGCCGCCAAAACCCGCATGGACTCCAACGAGCGGCTCGAGTTCCTCGGCGACGCCATTCTGGGCGCGCTGGTCTGTGAGAAGCTGTTCCACCAGTTCCCCAACTCTCCCGAGGGAGAACTGACCCGCATTAAGTCAGCGGTCGTCAGTCGCAATACCTGTACCCGGCTGGCACGCGAGAAAGGCCTCGATCGGTTCATCTTCGTCGGCAAGGGACTGGCGATGACCGAAACGCTCCCTGAATCGCTCTTGGCCGGCATGTTCGAAGCGATCATCGCCGGAATCTATCTCGACGGCGGTATGGATCCGGTGCACGAGTTCCTGGATCCGCTGATCGAGCGTGAAAACATGAAAGCCTCCCGCTCGGTGCACGGCTTCAATTACAAGAGCCTGTTACAGCAGTATTCGCAGAAGAAGTTTTCTCAGACCCCGGTCTACGAACTGGTCGATGAGAAAGGCCCTGATCATTCGAAGTTTTTCAAGGTGACCGCCATCATCGGCGAAAACCAGTATGAGCCGGCCTGGGGCTCCACCAAAAAAGAAGCCGAACAGCGGGCCGCTCTGAATGCACTCAGACAGAATGAAGATGAAAACGGGTCGGACTGGGAACTACCATCGATGCCCGATGACATCTGA
- a CDS encoding Do family serine endopeptidase codes for MKALTANRNWMFAIIGSACLVGAAVGVAQKDVSSDVPVAASATELSSIFRDVSKRAMPSIVSIETVSKTSQVADQQMLPFGDDSPFKDLFQNDPRFKDMLKQHQNQPRRAPRKMGTGSGFIINKSGLIMTNSHVVNGADVVKVTLNDGREFTASDIKTDPRSDVAVIKIDAPDLVAIPLGDSSKMEIGDWVLAIGNPFGIGMSVTNGIISAKSRGPGINDREDYLQTDAAINPGNSGGPLLNLRGEVIGINTAISSRSGGYDGVGFAIPVNMARWVSGQLIDHGMVKRSFLGVGIQPISNDLSKSFDIKVGQGAIITQVMEDSPADKAELKTGDIILNFAGKDVSGPRNLQGIVEQLSVGKSYTMELLRDGKRVHKQVTMQEMPKSFSVAKNESPLEDSSKGKQKTSVNDLKIEVQPLTKELANQLGYSDDVNGVVITSVEPGSAAEEAGLMKGMIIEKIGTTEVTTMDQFNLGLKEAKEKDRVLLLVRNHSGARFVVVQK; via the coding sequence ATGAAAGCGTTAACAGCAAATCGAAACTGGATGTTCGCTATCATAGGTAGCGCTTGTCTGGTGGGTGCCGCAGTAGGAGTGGCTCAGAAAGATGTGTCTTCTGACGTCCCGGTGGCTGCGAGTGCGACAGAGTTATCAAGTATATTCCGCGATGTCAGCAAACGGGCAATGCCTTCGATCGTATCCATCGAAACAGTGAGCAAAACATCCCAGGTAGCAGATCAGCAGATGCTGCCTTTTGGGGATGACTCCCCGTTCAAAGATCTGTTTCAAAATGATCCGCGTTTCAAGGACATGTTGAAGCAGCACCAGAACCAGCCACGTCGGGCTCCCCGCAAGATGGGAACTGGTTCCGGATTCATTATTAACAAGTCCGGTCTGATCATGACCAACTCTCACGTGGTGAATGGGGCCGATGTGGTCAAAGTCACCCTGAACGATGGTCGCGAATTCACCGCTTCGGACATCAAGACCGACCCGCGGTCGGACGTTGCCGTGATTAAGATCGATGCACCAGATCTGGTAGCCATTCCGCTGGGCGACAGCTCCAAGATGGAAATCGGTGACTGGGTACTGGCGATCGGTAACCCCTTCGGTATCGGTATGAGTGTGACAAACGGGATCATTAGTGCGAAGAGCCGTGGTCCAGGAATTAACGATCGTGAAGACTACCTGCAGACTGACGCAGCCATCAACCCTGGTAACAGTGGTGGTCCGCTGTTGAACCTGCGTGGCGAAGTGATCGGCATCAACACTGCCATCTCCAGCCGCAGTGGTGGCTACGATGGTGTTGGTTTTGCAATTCCGGTCAACATGGCTCGCTGGGTCTCCGGACAGTTAATTGATCATGGTATGGTGAAACGTTCCTTCCTGGGCGTAGGCATCCAGCCGATCAGCAACGATCTGTCCAAGTCCTTCGATATCAAAGTCGGTCAGGGAGCGATCATCACCCAGGTGATGGAAGATTCTCCGGCTGATAAAGCAGAACTCAAGACAGGTGACATCATTCTGAACTTTGCAGGTAAAGATGTTTCCGGTCCGCGGAATCTGCAGGGAATCGTCGAACAGCTGTCTGTCGGCAAATCCTACACGATGGAACTGTTACGGGATGGCAAACGCGTCCACAAGCAGGTCACGATGCAGGAAATGCCTAAGAGCTTCTCAGTCGCTAAGAATGAGTCTCCCCTGGAAGACTCCAGCAAAGGGAAGCAGAAGACCAGCGTCAACGATCTCAAAATTGAAGTTCAGCCTCTGACCAAAGAGCTGGCCAACCAGCTGGGCTACTCAGACGACGTTAACGGGGTGGTCATCACCTCGGTCGAGCCTGGTAGTGCTGCTGAAGAAGCCGGCCTGATGAAAGGCATGATCATTGAAAAGATTGGGACAACTGAAGTGACTACTATGGATCAGTTTAATCTCGGCTTGAAAGAAGCCAAAGAAAAAGACCGCGTCCTGCTGCTGGTTCGGAACCACAGCGGTGCCCGCTTCGTCGTGGTCCAGAAGTAG